The Leishmania mexicana MHOM/GT/2001/U1103 complete genome, chromosome 31 DNA segment CTTCAGCACCCAGCGCGTGCAGTGCGGCGACTTTGCATGCGACAAGGAGACGAAGGTTTGTATTGCGTGTCGCGCGGACAGCGACTGCTACCCTGGCGCCATGAGCTGCGACGTGACCTCGGGGAAGTGCAAGGTGCGCAGCTTCACCTCCCTCTTCGGAGCGCGCACTATCCTCGCGATGCTGGGTGCTTTTGTTGTCTGCTCCATTGCCGTGCTCGCTGgcgtcggtggtggcggcattCTGGTGCCCATGTTCGGCGGACTAATGGAGATTCCCATGCTGTCCGCAGTGGGGATGTCACAGTCCACCATTTGCGGACAGAGCACGCTCAACATGTACTTCGCCATCCAGGAAAAGCACCCCGACTCCAGCTGGGATCGCCCGCTGATTAATTACCAGTACCTGGGCCTGCTTCTGCCGCCCGGCCTCATCGGCACCTTAGTTGGTGGGATTCTGAGCAAGCTCTGTCCCGATGTGCTGCGCCTCATCCTTCTCcttgtgcttctctccgTTGTGCTCTACCGCAGTTGGGGGACGATGAAGAAGCAGTACCGGCAGGACACAAACCCGTCGCATGTGACTGTGGAGACAGGCAACGCGAACGAGACGTCACATCGGGAGAACCATGACAACAATGACGAGAGTCAGCGCTGCGAGCTGACCGAGAAGGCTGGCGGCGTCAAAAGGGAGTTGGGCGAGAACACCGCGATTTTGTCGACGCCGGAGCAGAGCCCACAGTCTCTTCGGTGCCCGCCGCAATCGCAGTACCCGCAGCAGGAGCTCTCTCTGAACTTTGCTTGCTttctggtgctgctgctgttcaaCATTTTCCGGACGTACGCGGTGTGCGGCGGCTTCCTATattggttgtgtgtgttggttCCCGTGGCCTTTTTGAGCGTCGTGTTCTTTTTCAATCGTGAGAAGTTGCGCAAGCTGGCGGGGTCCAACCCGGCGCAGATGACGTTCGCCTGGACTCAACGAAACTCTGTGGCTTACccgatggtggcggtgcttgCAGGTGCGTCAGCGGCCATGCTTGGCATCGGCGGTGGCCTTGTTCTGGGGTTTGTGCTGAACGAGGTGGGTATAGTGCCTCAAGAAGCGTCGGTGACGGGCGGTATGGCCACCTTCTTCATTGCCTTCTcgtctgcgctgcagctccttaTCACGGGTAGCCTCGTCGTCGACTTTGGCATCGTTTTCTCCATTGTTGGGCtatgcagcagcgccctgGGCCAGCTAGTGTTCATGACGTACATCAAGAGTCACGGCCTGAGCTACTTAATCATCGGCTCTCTGATCTTCGTCGTTGGTGGCTCGCTGGTTTCCCTCGGTGGCTTTGGTATCTACAATGCCGTCATCTCCATCCAGGCAGGCGGCTCCGTGATGGGGTTTGGCTGCCTCTGTGCGAGAGCGAAGTAGACAGTCAAGCGTACCTGAATGAGCAGCCAGAATGCAAAGCGAGGTAAACGCGTACGCGTTCAcacttcccctcccccactcacccacaccGCGATGGCTGTTTGCTTTATCAGGATGAGTACTCCTGCCCACCTTTGGATGTCCTCCCTCTTTTCCTGCTTTGCCTTGCCGAGGAGGTGCCCGTTCATCTCCAGGTGTATGGGGGGGGCCTCATCCTCGTCTGAATGCGCCACGTCCCTACTCTTGTATGTATTTTCGGCAAGGAGAGACGTACTCAGCGCGGGAAGGGAGGCAAAGGTGGGACGGATGGGTAGGTGGGGAGCGCACGAAGGAAGAGAATCGTAGTGACTGTCGCGTGGCTTATTTTTACCACTCTTATTTGTTTTTCTCCGACGCTCGTTCTTTTCCCTTCagtcttttcgtttttttttcgggtgggtgggtgtgtgtggggggggcaggggaaGGTTCCACTTATTCTGCCTGAAAGTGGGGCTCATTGCTGCGCCCCTCCTGAGGCCGCACAGGCGCGACGGTGATCCCGCGTCCCACCGCTCCGGGGACTCTGACCAGCAATCTGCGCAAGTTACTCTTGCGAATAACTTCGCGACGACTGCGCGACCATGTGGAAGACAGGCTCCAGCCATGGCAGTCTGGCTTTCCTGCTCACCGCCCCGCTGCCGACCCCCTCCAAGCTCGCACCTTCACAGAGTACTGCAATGCCGGCCAGGTGCCAAGACAGAAGCAATGCTTGCGGACTCCGCTTGCGAGTTCAACTCATTAACTCGCAGCGTTATCATGGGACAGAAGTTCAACGCAGGCCCGAGCCGTCCTCGCTCGGCCATGGAGGTATCAGACGATCGTCGCGGCTGTGCTCGCTTCCGCGAGAGGAGATCGACGGTGGCCAGCGTGTGCATGTGGAGTCCCGCAAGGATCGGCCATAGGCCCTCTTTTCTTCACCAGTGCCGTGGGCTCGCTGAGTGTGGAGCTCAACAGGAGAGTCGGACTGTACCACACCTCTTTGCCGATGATGTTGCACGCCTCACGCCCTCCACAGACACGGGTGTCACACGAGCCCCATTGCAGTCTGCCCTctggggtgggtggggcgcTGGTCACTGGAGCACCCCGTGGTGCTGGTTGCCCCCCTCAAAACGAGGTGCGCACTCTTCGGTGCGCGACACCGCACCCAACTGCAACTCCCCACACTCAcgcggtggggagggagggagatgccCTGCACACTTGGCGCGAGAGGTGCACACGCCGGATggcagcgctgtcgcagcACTTAGGCGGCTCTCGCACGGGCATGCAGCTATCGGCCCGTGGTCACATGAACGGAAATGCCCGATGGAGACAGCGAGCCACCCGGGCGGCCGCGTTGCCCTGAGGCATGCCCCAGCACGGAAAATGCGAGCcccgtgcgcacgcgctggcaACGACGGCTGGCATGGTGCATCCCGCCCAAGCAAGGCATGGGGCGGTGAGCAGAGCGCGGGCGATGGTCGAGAGGCGCGCAGAGATGCACGGTGATGAGCCCCAAAGTGCATGTGTGCGGGATGTGCGGCGTCTCCTGCATCCGACCGGGTGGGCTGAtgtggcgcagatgccggagGCATGAGGGGACCAGCCCGAGCTGCACCGTCGGGTCCTCCAGACTCCGATGTGGGGAGTCACCGCGCCACGTTGAGGAATGCAGCGGCCTGAGGCGactgagggaggggggaggcatggcCCACAGGCAGAGTGTGCAGAGGGTCTCCGAGGGCCCTGGCCTGCAGCTGGCCAACTGCCTCCCTGGGCTCGTCCGGCACGCGCCTATGCCCGCCCCTATTACCCGCACGCCAGACGCCAGGGGGTTCCTGtccctcgagcaggacccCTGTGGTGGTTTGCCTGGGTCAAGGCATGCAGGCCAGCCAGGTCCGTGTGGCGCCGATCGCGGAGCACGTATCCGAGGAAGGATGAGGGGTGCCCACTAGAGAAGCATGGCCCGATGtagcggcaggacggcttGTCCTAGACGAGCAGGGTGGAgtcgtggcgcagcagaggtAGGAGAagtgcgagtgtgtgtgtgtgtgcgcatcgTTGTTGACTTGCTCGTGGTAGAATGGACACGTGGAGAAAATGGAGTAGCGTTTAGCTCCACTTTTGGCGGCGAATAAGTCTCAACCTGTGATTTCAGTGGCGGAGGTTTCCGCATGCAGTTGGTTGTTTACTGGCTTTCTGAAGTAGTAGGGTAGgaaggggtggtgggtgggatTTCAGTCATTCATGAACGCACGAAGCGGGCACACACGACCCTCTGTGTAGGTAGCTCGATGTGGCTTGTATCGGTTTCCTACCAAACTCCCTTGAGTCTTACTCATCGAAATGGCACAATGTCTGGTTTCGTGGCCGTGTGCGGTGATGTCACACCGTCGTGAATCTCCCCATGCGcatgtgttcgtgtgtgtgtgtgtgatcggtgcgtgtggcgctCCTGAAATGTGCGTCCGCCTGCCCTTCTTACCGGAGGCGCACTTGCTGTAGGAAGTGGGCCTCAGGTTTTTCGCCGCATGGTCGTAAGAGGTTTGTCACAGCGCTGCGGATTGTTGATGGGTCTTTGTTCATGTAGGCTGGGTGACCCCACATTTTGTCCCTCGTTGATTTGTTATCTTCATCCTTCTTGGCTGTTTTATCGCATCCTTACTCGTCTATTCTCTGCTTCGCATTTTTTCCCACTCCCCAATTATACTTCGGCGCTCGATGTGGCCAACAGCGAGACGCACAACGGGACGAAAACATTGCGCAGAGAGTGTCAGTGCATACCTGGCGCTGTCGTCTTCCTTTGTTTCGCATTCTTTGCGCCCGTTGACCCGCGGCCGGGGGAGAGGCTGTTACGGTGCTTCATCGACTGGTATCGCTCTCTGCTGAGTGGGCAGCGGTTTtagggaagagagaggacgcCGAAAGAGAGACGCCGCCCGTAGAAGTGTGTACACAGACGACTCGCACTTCTCCTCCCACTCCCACCCTCAAGGATGGGCAGAAGGACCACATTTGATGATGTCTGCGCTAACGAGGCGAATGCGTGGTGCATCTGCCTAGAGAACAACTTGGGCGGTAAAGATGTTCACAAGAAGTgcggcgtgcagcagcagacgtTCGACACGTGCGTTTCGGCGTGGCGCGCCAAGGTTGGCAACGTTGTTCAGGTGAAGGGGGAGAACGAAGGGGAGCCGCCTCTCCAGTGTGCGTCCATGTCCTGCCACATTGGAGAGTGCTTGCGCAAGTACAACTACGACTTTGAGCGGTGCAAGCCGCACATGCAGTTCTTCAAGTACTGCGTCAAGAGCTTCTACGGCCAGGACTACATTGCGTAAAGCGCTGGTGGTGAATGTAGAAGCGACTGCGATGTGCGCCTCCACGAGTAGGGCACGATGGGCTGGCCCTCCCTTTCAGAGACTCTCCTTTCTCCACGTTCCACCGTCACAAGTCCCCGCTCCTTGCCGgctgtgttttttttttcttcctgcGGCTTCACGTGGCCCATTTTTCAAGAGACGGAAAGGGTCGTTTGCCAGCTTGGCTCTCCCCCGGCGCCTTTTGTACGCCGCTCACAGTGCGTTTGGTTGGGTTTGCCGCGTTACAggacagcaacaacaacacacatatatatatatatatatatgagcGTGCCAGGTGGTCGCGACGCGGAGTTTACGTGACGAGGGCCCAAAGTGACGCGATGTATGATAGCACTTGATGCGCCACACAAGTTCGCGGACCGCATGAGGACAGTTCTTTCGCTGTCTTCTAGCCAACAGGGCCGCTTGTACGTACACGTACATGACGGGCGACCTTCTCCATTTCTGTCTTCGCCTTTTCTCCCTCGGCCATGTGTGCATCTGCTCCACTCGATATACGCAGCTtggccctctctctctcactctcacCACTGTCTTTGGACAAGAAAAACGAGCGCCTCCCGGCTTGGCTCTGGTCTTCTCCTGTCGAGCAcgggcctgtgcgcgtgtgtgatTTCTGGAGTGTTGCCGTGCCGTCTACCGAGGACGTTGGCAAACCACTCCCTTGACGCACTGGGCCTCGCCTGCTTCACGGCTGACGACTTTTTGTGTTCATTTCTTTCCTGTGCGTCTCTTGTCGCTCATTGGGCCAGGGGCAGGTAAGGAGGTGTgagtctctctcttcttcctttcgccacacacgcccacaacATCGCCGACTGTCTCTCGTTGCCCGTATCGccgctctctgtctctgtgtttCCTGCCATTTTGTTTTTATccacccttcccccaccGAGCttgctttgtgtgtgtccctTCTTCTTTCTGTTTCGTTGACATTAGGACTGATGGACTTTCATGAaagcgctggcgcgctgTCGCAAAGCGGTGAGAAGTCGTTTTTTCCCTGCCCGCAAGGCgagctgccgtcgccgtttGGCTGCATACCGCCTTCGGCGGAGGAAACCGTCTTCATTAACACGAACAAGTTGGTCTGGGTGAACTCAGGTGCGCAGCTCATCATCATCCTTGTTGGCGTGATCGACTTCCTCTTAGGCACCTTGTACTTCTTCATtaggcggcggcgcaacgAGGAAAGACTGGAACGCTCTCGTGCCGCTCGGCAGTCTTTGCGCGTGAACGAGGATGGTAATGTGGCTGACCCACCCAAGAAGCATCTCTTCTCCCAAAGCCCGACGCTGCATCGTCCACTCAAACCCGTCTCGGAGCTGAACGGGAGGTGCTGTGGCTGCGCGAGAATCGCTGacacggtggtgctgcctTGCAAGCATGCCGTGTGCTGCTACTCGTGCTCCGACCACGCCACCTACTGCCCTTTCTGCAAAGAGGCCTGCACAGACCGCCAGCGACTCTTTGCGGTGTAGGCAACACATGAGATAAAGGGAAGTGAAGACAGAAAGACAACATTTGCAGGAACTCCACTAACGTGCGAGGGACAGATCGAAGTCGTGAAGCATAAACAAGCGCGCGCATCATACACATCAGCTTGCCAGCATGGCTGTGGATCTTGTGTTTATCCATGGGAGAGACTGAGTTCACGTCAAGTGACCAAAGGATCGATTCGCTGCCGCACTCGTTGCTGTTTTCTTACCTTCTTTTTAGCTTGCGAAGCGAGGGCGATACATAGACTGAGTGTCGTGTGTATGGCTGGAAGTTCGGCGATGTGGCGTGGCAACAGATGACCccacgtttttttttcgtgcgtAAAACACGGCGACATGTTACCGCGTGTGAAAGGGATGCCCACAAACTCACGAGAAGTAGTAGCCAGTGCGAAAAAGGCGAGGTCGCTGGAAGTGGGCGCGattcccctctctctctcatcaGAGATTCTGCACGGTGTCTTCGTCACGGTGTCGCTGCTCATCTGGATTCCTCCTTGCTTTGCCCTCTTTACCTTCACGCTCTGTAGGCTGCTGTCGTCTTGCGGCGATCGCTGCGCACCGACGGCGGCTGATCCAGCGGGCAACAAAGTGAAACgcgaaggagggggggtgagTAGAGCTGCGTGTGCCCAAGTTCACCGCCTCTTGAAATTTACTGTTTCCAGATGGGCATGTGATGCGCGTGGCGGATACGGAGTAGGGCAAGGCAGGCGCCATCGTATGCAAATTCGTTTCACttgtctgtctctccctATCCCGTGTCTTGCTGTCGTCTTTGTTTGCGCTTTTCAGTTCAGGTTCGCTGACGGTAGCGTGACCCTCGTTCGTAGTTCATCCTCTACTTTCTGTGTTTTTGTACATCTAGGTGCTTCTGTTTGTGTTGACATGTGCGAcgttgcccctccctctccccctccctctctctggcCGTAtgtctccctttccttccaTTGACTCATGCTGCTTCTGTTGCCTGTTTTCTTTCTGTGCTCAACGTACACGCATACTTCACTCgtatatgtgtgcgcgtgtttctacatatatacatatacctgtgtgcgtgtgtgccggaCGCTCTTTCTTtgtcctccccttcccccctccaaAAAAAGGTGAAAGAAGTGCACTCAACCAACCCAAGGATCGAAGGCTACGGTGTCTTGCCATCAGCGCTCTCTCGTGCAGCCGTGTGGTACACTGCTGCAGTGCAGCAGTATCGACTTTATCCCCTCTCATTCTCTACTAGCCCAGGCGGACTGCGGGTGAGGTGGGGCGCTGACACATGTATACTAATGAAACACACGTGCGGCTCCTCTGCCCTGCCCATCTCCGATTGTCATCCCCTCTCTTTTGTTTGTTCGACACTGAGAGATGGAAAGTGGACGGGGTGGCGCAGTGGGGCAACTTCTGCGTCTCTGTCGTTACTGTCGACTATGCTGCCTCTGACCGTCGCCTGCATTTCTCGTTCTCCCTGGGcaacctccctcccttttcacgctcctctctcctctccatctTCCGCTGCCTCTTTACTGTTTTCACCATCGCTCATTTGACGTTCCCACACGGCGCATACGtcacacccacacggcgTATTGTGTATGgctgcctccccctcctcttccacctTTCCACGTGCATCCATGTAGTGTGTAGCACGTACACCCACACCTGTACCTTCAGCTCATCTCTCCTCCAATCCGTACACCCACGTACATACGCACCCGCCCAAGTGCACATTTGTGCTTTGCAAGGATGGATGCTTTCCGATCGTTGACGATCGGCACCAAGTTCAGCGCTGCCCGAAACGGGGAGGCAGCCAAGTTGTTCCGCAACGCGGGCAAGGACAAGGGCAGCCGCGGACTTCCTGACGCTATCGGCGCTGATGGAGCGGTTGTCCTTGAGAACGCATCGGACttgggcagcagcagcctgtCAGTGCCGCCTCCCAGTGCAACGCTGAACCTTTTTGGACGCCCCATAAGGAGTCAAGCTGACACAAATGCGCATCTCGGTATATCAGGGGACTCGgaagctgccgctgccgccaacaccgcctccgcggaTAAGGCGCTGAAGGCAATAACCTTCAAGAAGAAGCGGAACATCTGGCGCCGCAACGATCTGCAGGTGACGGGCACGgacttgccggcgccgatCGAGCACTTCTCCGACCTCGTGCGCCCACCGCTAAACGTGCCGCGCAATGTAGTGAACAACCTCTTCGCCCGTCATCACAAAGTGCCAACCCCAATCCAGATGCAAGCGATTTCATCCCTTatccaccaccgcgacgtGCTTGCCTGCGCACCGACCGGCTCCGGCAAGACGATTGCTTTCCTCGTCCCTCTTTTTGCGCTGCTTAAGACACCGGATTCGTCCTGCAGTGTGCGTGCCCTCATTGTGACGCCCACCGCCGAGCTTGCCCAGCAAATCGAGCGCGAGGCATTCTTCTTGATGAAGGGTCAGCGATGGAAGTTTGTGCAGCACGGCCAGACGACCAAGAACAAGGATATCTTCATTGCCACGCCGGGCCGTATTGTGTCGCTGCTCGAGCAGAAGCTGCTAGACTTGAGCAACGTGCAGTATCTCGTGTTCGACGAGGGCGATCGCTTGTGGGACAGCAGGACGGACTTCTTGGCTGTGATTGACAGGATTCTCACtgcctgcacgcgcaccgaCAAGGTAGTCAGCCTGTTTACGGCCACGCTGAGCGAGAAGGTGGAGGCAGCTGCCCGCTCCGTCATGGGTGCCGACCCGGTGCGCATCATTGTCCATGGCCGACGCTCCGTGAACACGCACGTGAAACAGCGATTGGTCTTCTGCGGCAATGAGCTTGGCAAAGTCGTAGCGATGCGCAACCTTGTGCGGGAGGGCATCACGCCGCCGGTGCTCGTGTTCGTGCAGAGCGTGGAGCGATCCAAGGAGCTGTATGAGGAGATCCGGGCGGAAGGCCTGCACATGGCCATCATGCACGCCAAGATGACCGTGGAGCAGCGTGAggagacggtgctgcagttCCGTCTTGGCAAGATCTGGGTCCTTGTGacgacggagctgctcgcgcgCGGTATCGACTTCAAGAACGTGGGCACAGTCATCAACTTCGATTTTCCAGCAACTGTCGACTCGTACATCCACCGCGTGGGTCGCACAGGCCGCGCCGGGAAGGAGGGAACGGCGATCACTTTTTTTACGGAGGACGACAAGGAGCGACTTCCCCCGATCGCGAGGGTGATGCAGGACTCTGGTAACGCCGTGGAGGATTGGATACTGGACATCAAGGTGGATCGCAGcacccgccgccgtcttgagcgcacaacgccgcagcgcactaTTGTGAGCACGCGGAAGCGCATGCTGGTGGcccagcagcgtgtgcagcgtCAGTACCGCCGtctggaggcggaggagaacgagAAGAAGGCAGCGAAGCAAGCCTCCAAGAGGAGCAAGGGGTGCGGGGACTGCgaccgcgacgacggcgatgacaGCATGGATGATGAGTAGCACCCGTGCACAAGCgcatgtgcttgtgtgcgtgtcagTGTACAACTGAGGCAGT contains these protein-coding regions:
- a CDS encoding ATP-dependent RNA helicase-like protein,putative, which translates into the protein MDAFRSLTIGTKFSAARNGEAAKLFRNAGKDKGSRGLPDAIGADGAVVLENASDLGSSSLSVPPPSATLNLFGRPIRSQADTNAHLGISGDSEAAAAANTASADKALKAITFKKKRNIWRRNDLQVTGTDLPAPIEHFSDLVRPPLNVPRNVVNNLFARHHKVPTPIQMQAISSLIHHRDVLACAPTGSGKTIAFLVPLFALLKTPDSSCSVRALIVTPTAELAQQIEREAFFLMKGQRWKFVQHGQTTKNKDIFIATPGRIVSLLEQKLLDLSNVQYLVFDEGDRLWDSRTDFLAVIDRILTACTRTDKVVSLFTATLSEKVEAAARSVMGADPVRIIVHGRRSVNTHVKQRLVFCGNELGKVVAMRNLVREGITPPVLVFVQSVERSKELYEEIRAEGLHMAIMHAKMTVEQREETVLQFRLGKIWVLVTTELLARGIDFKNVGTVINFDFPATVDSYIHRVGRTGRAGKEGTAITFFTEDDKERLPPIARVMQDSGNAVEDWILDIKVDRSTRRRLERTTPQRTIVSTRKRMLVAQQRVQRQYRRLEAEENEKKAAKQASKRSKGCGDCDRDDGDDSMDDE